CCGATCAGCTCAGCGCATCGAGCTCCTCGTCCGTCAACTCCTGCGGTATGACTGTCACCGGAATCGGAAAGGCGGCACTGCGGCCGGCGAGCGACGAGACGAGCGGCCCCGGGCCTTCCTTCGCCGAGCCTGCCGCCAGCACTAAGATAGCGATGTCCTGATCTTCTTCGATCTGGGCGTTGATCTGCTCGGAGGCGTTTCCTTCGCGGATCACCGTTTCCGGTTCGATACCGAGCGTCTCGCGCAGCGACTGGGCGACCTTTGCAAGAATTGCCTCGGCTTCCTCGCGCGCCTCGGCCCGCATGATTTCCTCAACGCCGAGCCATTCACGAAAGTCGCCGGCGGGTATCACATAGAGCAGCACCACCGCGCCGCTGGAGTTCTTCGCCCGCGCCGCGGCGTAATGGGTAGCACGCTGACACTCGGGCGTTTCGTCGACGATCGCCAGAAACTTCCGGCGATGGCCTTCCAGGCGTGAAAGTCGTCGCGATACCATTGTGCATTCACCTTCCGGCCGATTCCATTTGAGCTTATACCAAATCGCTGCGATGGGAATTGGCAAGCGTCAACGTCGTGCAGCCATCCTGACTTACTAACCCCTCACGCAATCCTTTGGGACGGCATCAGAGGGCCATACCCCTCCCTCGGAAGAGAAAGGGGTATGCTGTGTTCTCAGCGCAAGAAGCCGATAATATCGGCCACTTCGCCCATCGTTTTCTCGGCCCGCTCCCGCGCACGCTCGCCGCCCTTGCGCAGGATGGCGTCGATGTGGCTGGTGTCCGTCATCAGGCGGCGCATTTCGTCGTTGATCGGCGAAAGCACGTTGACGGCGAGATCGACCAACGCAGGCTTGAAGGCGGAAAACTGCTGGCCGCCGAACTGGGCAAGCACATTAGCCTTCGACGTGTCGGCGAGTGCGGCATAGATGCCGACGAGATTCTCCGCCTCGGGCCGCCCCTTCAGCCCATCAACCTCGCTCGGCAATGCGTCCGGGTCGGTCTTGGCCTTGCGGATCTTCTTCGAGATCGTATCGGCATCATCCATCAGGTTGATGCGCGACAGGTCGGACGGGTCGGACTTCGACATTTTCTTCGTGCCGTCGCGCAAGGACATGACGCGTGGCGCCGGCCCCTCGATCATCGGCTCGACCATCGGGAAATAGGCATGCACCGGCTCTTCCCCGACCACGATGTCGACACCAGTACCGGTGCGGCGGATCTTATCCTTGAAGTCCAGATTGAACTTCATGGCGATGTCGCGCGCGAGCTCAAGATGCTGTTTCTGGTCGTCTCCGACCGGTACGTGGGTGGCGCGATAAACGAGGATGTCGGCTGCCATCAGGCTCGGATAGGCCAGCAGTCCCAGCGAAGCATTCTCGCGGTCCTTGCCGGCCTTGTCCTTGAACTGGGTCATGCGGTTCATCCAGCCGATGCGGGCGACGCAGTTAAAAACCCAGGCGAGCTCGGCGTGGTGCGGTACGGCCGACTGATTGAAAACAATATGCTTTTCCGGATCGATGCCGGACGCGATGAACGCCGCCGCGATTGAGCGGATCTGGCCGGGCAGGTCCTCGTGGACGAGCTGCGCAGTGATCGAGTGCAGGTCGACGACGCAATAGATGCAGTCGTTGTTTTCCTGCAATGCCACGAACTTGCGAATCGCGCCGAGGTAGTTTCCGAGATGGAGGTTGCCCGTCGGCTGGACGCCGGAAAAGACGAGCGGCTTGAAAGCGGTCATATTGTCCTCGTGAGGCTGGTGGAGGGCCCAAGCAGCGGCTGCTGCAACTGGTTTACGCGGCGCTTATGCACGGCAGGGAAATCACAATCAAGGGGCGATGCCGGGTGTGAGCAAGGGGCAGCGCGTGTAACCGGGCAAACCTGCCATCTGCGCCCACCCCTACACCATAAGTATTATCTAATATTAGCAATTTTATCCGCACAAAAGCCATTTTCCGGATTTC
This portion of the Rhizobium sp. ARZ01 genome encodes:
- a CDS encoding universal stress protein, which codes for MVSRRLSRLEGHRRKFLAIVDETPECQRATHYAAARAKNSSGAVVLLYVIPAGDFREWLGVEEIMRAEAREEAEAILAKVAQSLRETLGIEPETVIREGNASEQINAQIEEDQDIAILVLAAGSAKEGPGPLVSSLAGRSAAFPIPVTVIPQELTDEELDALS
- the trpS gene encoding tryptophan--tRNA ligase, with translation MTAFKPLVFSGVQPTGNLHLGNYLGAIRKFVALQENNDCIYCVVDLHSITAQLVHEDLPGQIRSIAAAFIASGIDPEKHIVFNQSAVPHHAELAWVFNCVARIGWMNRMTQFKDKAGKDRENASLGLLAYPSLMAADILVYRATHVPVGDDQKQHLELARDIAMKFNLDFKDKIRRTGTGVDIVVGEEPVHAYFPMVEPMIEGPAPRVMSLRDGTKKMSKSDPSDLSRINLMDDADTISKKIRKAKTDPDALPSEVDGLKGRPEAENLVGIYAALADTSKANVLAQFGGQQFSAFKPALVDLAVNVLSPINDEMRRLMTDTSHIDAILRKGGERARERAEKTMGEVADIIGFLR